The following DNA comes from Arthrobacter sp. SLBN-83.
ATCGTGGACTTCGGCCTGTTCTTCTTCCACAACGCCCGCCGCCTGCTGGCACAGGGCAAGGGCCCGTACTTCTACCTGCCCAAGATCGAAAACCACCTCGAAGCCCGGCTGTGGAACGACATTTTCATCCTGGCCCAGGACCTGCTCGGCATCCCGCAGGGCACCATCCGTGCCACGGTGCTGATCGAGACCATCACCGCTGCGTTCGAGATGGAGGAGATCCTCTACGAACTGCGCGACCATGCCGCCGGCCTGAACGCCGGCCGCTGGGACTACATCTTCTCCATCATCAAGAACTTCCGCACCCGCGGCCCCCGCTTCGTGATGCCGGACCGCAGCCAGGTGACCATGACCGCCCCCTTCATGCGCGCCTACACCGAACAGCTGGTCCGCGCCTGCCACAAGCGCGGTGCCATGGCCATCGGCGGCATGGCAGCTGCTGTCCCCAACCGCAAGGACCCTGAAGCCAACGCCAACGCCCTTGAAAAGGTCCGCGCCGACAAGACCCGCGAGGCCAACGACGGCTTCGACGGCTCCTGGGTGGCCCACCCGGACCTCGTGCCCATCTGCCGGGAGGTGTTCGACGGTGTCCTCGGCGATCGCCCCAACCAGCTCGGCAAGCTCCGCGAGGACGTGACCCCTGACGACCGTGCCCTCATCGATATCGCCTCCCTGCACGGCACCATCACCGAACAGGGCATCCGGAACAACATCGAGGTGGGCATCCGCTACATCGAGTCCTGGCTGCGCGGCAACGGCGCGGTGGCCATCCACAACCTCATGGAGGACGCCGCCACCGCCGAAATCTCCCGCTCCCAACTGTGGCAGTGGATCTATGCCCGGGCCATCACCGACCACGGCGAGATCGTCAGCCACGAGTGGGTGGAGGAGCTCCTGGACGAGGAGTTCGCCCGGCTGGAACGCTTCGACGGCGACCGGTTCGAAGACGCCCGGGACATCTTCGAAGAGGTCACCCTGGCCACCGAGTTCCCGTCCTTCCTCACCCTCCCCGCCTACGCCCGCTACCTGACCGAAGCCCGCGAAAAGGCAACGGTCGAGGAGCTGGCTGCGGCCTAGCCAGGAATAACAACTTCCGTTTGCCGGGCCGGCATGCCCTTCGCAACAGGCCCCCCGAAATCCGGGGCGCCGGCCCGGCGACGGAGCACTACCCCAAACGCCCGCTCACTTTCCCCGGGGAAGTGAGCGGGCGTCGTCGTATTCACTGCCATAAGTGAGCGGGGGTTTGGAGGGAAGGTTCGACGGCGGCGCCTCGCCTCAGCGTCCCTTCGGCACCCGGCGCACGGACAGCGTGGTGCTGACGAAGAAGGTCAACACCGAAACCAGGATGACCAGCAACGCGGGGGTCCATGACTCCGCGTTGTCGTGCACGAAGCCCACCAGCGGCGGAGCCACCGCCCCGAGGCAGTAGCCCAGGCCCTGGACCGTGGCGGACATCCGCCCGGCGGAGGCCTGGTCGCGCGCCAGCTTGATGATGGCAATGAAGATCAACGTGATGCCGCCGCCCTGGGCGATGCCGCCGGAGGTGGACCACAGCCACCACAGCTGCGGTGCGAGAAGCAGCCCCACCGGAACGGGGAGCCACAGGGCACCCAGGGTGACCGCCACCGCCGTCGTACTCATGTACTTGGCTGCAAATGGCACGCCGAGCCCGCCCACGATGGCAAGGATCTGGAAGATGGAGGAGGCGGCCCCTGCTTCCGCGGCCGTCATCCCCAGCTCGTCGTGCAGGTAGCTGGGCAGCCACGCCGTGACGCCGTAGTAGGAGAACGCCTGGCCACCGAACCCGGCCGTGAGCCCAAATGTGATCCAGCCGGACCCACCCGAGCGGGCCCCGGGCGCATCCCCGCCATCCTCAGCCTCGGCCAAAAAAGCGGTCCGGGGCCCCACTGCCAGGACCCACACCACCACCGCGGCGACGGCCAGCACGGCGACGGCGGCCAAGGCCAACCGCCACCCTGTCACGGCCGCCAGCGGGGCCATGATGACCGAGGTCAGGAAGGACCCGATGTTCAGTGCGGCCGTGTAGATCCCCATGGCGGTTCCCTGCCGCCGCGGCGCAAAGTCCCGCCGGATGATCAAAGGAACAGCAATGTTGCCCACGGTGATGGCGACACCGAGCACCACCGTACCGGCCACCACCAGCACCGGTCCCCCGGCGGAGCGGATCAGCACGCCGGCCAGCACTCCCAGTATGGTCAGCGTGACAGCG
Coding sequences within:
- the aceB gene encoding malate synthase A, whose protein sequence is MNSFTDSFTINGITLTAQPICRQDEVLTPDALSFIAKLHRATAERRQELLQARRARRADIAAGADPRFLRETEHIRNDASWRVAPPAPGLEDRRVEITGPVDKKMTINALNSGAKVWLADMEDSSTPTWRNVIKGQLNLTDALERRIDFISEEGKEYKLRPAGDLPTIVVRPRGWHLPEKHMLIDGQPIAGGIVDFGLFFFHNARRLLAQGKGPYFYLPKIENHLEARLWNDIFILAQDLLGIPQGTIRATVLIETITAAFEMEEILYELRDHAAGLNAGRWDYIFSIIKNFRTRGPRFVMPDRSQVTMTAPFMRAYTEQLVRACHKRGAMAIGGMAAAVPNRKDPEANANALEKVRADKTREANDGFDGSWVAHPDLVPICREVFDGVLGDRPNQLGKLREDVTPDDRALIDIASLHGTITEQGIRNNIEVGIRYIESWLRGNGAVAIHNLMEDAATAEISRSQLWQWIYARAITDHGEIVSHEWVEELLDEEFARLERFDGDRFEDARDIFEEVTLATEFPSFLTLPAYARYLTEAREKATVEELAAA
- a CDS encoding MFS transporter, producing MSGRVLSRIPKSWVLLACIGLLALNLRGPFVAVAPLVDLMQAELHFSPVMLGLLTSIPVLCFSLAAPLASLAARKFGAEFAVTLTILGVLAGVLIRSAGGPVLVVAGTVVLGVAITVGNIAVPLIIRRDFAPRRQGTAMGIYTAALNIGSFLTSVIMAPLAAVTGWRLALAAVAVLAVAAVVVWVLAVGPRTAFLAEAEDGGDAPGARSGGSGWITFGLTAGFGGQAFSYYGVTAWLPSYLHDELGMTAAEAGAASSIFQILAIVGGLGVPFAAKYMSTTAVAVTLGALWLPVPVGLLLAPQLWWLWSTSGGIAQGGGITLIFIAIIKLARDQASAGRMSATVQGLGYCLGAVAPPLVGFVHDNAESWTPALLVILVSVLTFFVSTTLSVRRVPKGR